One stretch of Psilocybe cubensis strain MGC-MH-2018 chromosome 6, whole genome shotgun sequence DNA includes these proteins:
- a CDS encoding ATP-dependent DNA helicase CHL1, producing the protein MDLHLPTPTHFPAFPYSPPYDIQTSLMRHLYQSIEDKKVTIIESPTGTGKTLSLLCAALTWLADERERAKKGKLKEVIGDDGVKAKDWVVEQTIDRMRREMEADEQEYEQRLMRARKREEAMRRAAKGRVIKRTKITQPANEEKDDDDNLRMFLPETDREPDDGAMHISPALKALMEKVDKVTKASTGPSAGEEEELTCTKIYYASRTHSQLSQVLPEMSKLKLPAKIKLTDHHTSTSLPLKRGIDSIEEQCSSGPSTRAVSLGSRRQLCINDALRASALDLDEACRERLGEKEGKRCQYLPPIGEEHRMLDFRDQILASPKDIEDLAEAGRLAHTCPYFGSRRAIPQAELVTLPYNLLLQKSAREALGIDLKNQVVLIDEAHNLIPTLLSLSTTRLSYATLLTSFQQVCVYVSKFKTRLSPTNMIHLKKLVLILDSLKKYVEEWKISKAREKDKSEIMTSGQLMERLGRRVAGINLLEIGAYLKESKVARKIAGYSDKVEESNKDGRITFTLIESPGRENTVEMRYQLLNPSPHFQEVVEEARSVVLAGGTMSPISDVINQLFSYLPSEKVTTFSCGHIIPETNLQTLVISKGPTGGELDFRADKQADPTTIGQLGQVLLNFANIIPAGMIVFFPSYKFLRTANAQWKKSTMLEKFATKKEVFFEPEESSQVEKVLQDYALAIKNPAEGKKGALLFAVIGAKLSEGLNFADDLARGVVIVGLPFANLGSPELRERMKYVKSLEEQKDGASKQKGQKDAAAELYENMCMNAVNQSIGIMEWLRFYMLVC; encoded by the exons ATGGATTTACATCTTCCGACCCCTACACATTTCCCTGCATTTCCATATTCACCTCCATATGATATTCAGACATCTCTTATGCGCCATCTATACCAATCTATTGAAGATAAAAAGGTGACCATAATCGAAAGTCCAACTGGCACA GGAAAAACGCTAAGTCTGCTATGCGCAGCTCTAACTTGGCTTGCAGATGAAAGAGAACGCGCCAAAAAGGGAAAATTGAAGGAAGTTATTGGGGACGATGGGGTTAAAG CAAAGGATTGGGTAGTTGAGCAGACCATTGATAGAATGAGACGCGAAATGGAGGCAGACGAACAAGAGTATGAGCAAAGGCTGATGAGGGCGAGGAAGCGTGAAGAAGCCATGCGACGTGCAGCAAAAGGGCGAGTCATTAAGAGAACT AAAATCACACAACCAGcaaacgaagaaaaagacgacgatgacaaCCTGCGGATGTTCCTTCCAGAAACAGACCGAGAGCCAGATGACGGGGCGATGCACATATCTCCAGCTTTAAAAGCGTTGATGGAAAA GGTGGATAAAGTCACGAAAGCTAGCACTGGTCCTTCCGCCggcgaagaagaggaactCACATGTACAAAGATTTACTATGCCTCTCGCACGCACTCGCAGCTCTCACAAGTCCTTCCGGAAATGAGTAAATTGAAGCTCCCAGCCAAGATAAAACTCACTGATCACCATACTTCGacttctcttcctctgaaGCGCGGAATCGATTCCATTGAGGAACAGTGCAGCTCTGGACCGTCGACGAGAGCAGTCTCTTTGGGGTCTAGAAGGCAACTTTGCATTAATGATGCTCTCCGAGCTAGTGCTCTTGATCTGGATGAGGCATGTAGAGAGCGTCTAGGAG AAAAAGAAGGTAAACGATGTCAATATCTTCCACCGATTGGGGAGGAACATAGAATGCTGGATTTTCGAGATCAAATCTTG GCATCGCCAAAGGACATTGAAGATCTTGCAGAAGCGGGACGCCTTGCCCATACATGTCCGTACTTTGGATCAAGACGAGCGATACCACAAGCTGAG TTAGTGACTCTACCATATAACCTCCTGCTCCAAAAGTCTGCGCGAGAAGCCTTGGGAATTGATCTGAAAAACCAAGTTGTCCTTATTGATGAAGCGCATA ATCTTATACCTACGCTCCTGTCTCTTTCGACGACTCGACTATCATATGCGACGCTTTTGACTTCCTTTCAGCAAGTCTGTGTTTATGTTTCAAAGTTCAAGACGCGCCTTTCTCCGACAAATATGATTCATTTGAAGAAACTTGTGTTGATTCTCGACTCATTGAAGAAATACGTGGAAGAATGGAAGATCTCAAAGGCAAGAGAAAAGGACAAGTCTGAGATCATGACATCCGGGCAACTCATGGAGAGGTTGGGAAGGAGAGTTGCTGGTATTAACCTTCTGGAAATTGGTGCTTATTTGAAGGAAAGCAAG GTTGCCAGAAAGATTGCAGGCTATTCAGATAAAGTAGAAGAATCCAATAAAG ACGGACGGATCACATTCACTCTAATAGAATCGCCTGGACGCGAAAACACCGTGGAGATGAGGTACCAGTTATTGAACCCTTCTCCACACTTCCAagaagttgttgaagaagcCAGATCAGTCGTTCTCGCTGGTGGTACGATGTCACCT ATATCAGATGTTATCAACCAACTGTTTTCGTATCTCCCTTCCGAGAAGGTTACAACTTTCTCCTGCGGGCATATTATTCCAGAGACGAACCTACAGACTTTGGTAATTAGCAAAGGTCCTACTGGCGGCGAGTTGGATTTCAGAGCAGATAAACAAGCGGACCCGACCACT ATTGGGCAATTGGGCCAAGTCCTGCTCAACTTTGCGAATATAATTCCAGCTGGCATGATTGTATTCTTTCCGTCATATAAATTCCTAAGGACGGCGAATGCCCAATGGAAAAAGAGTACAATGTTGGAGAAATTTGCAACAAAGAAGGAG GTTTTTTTCGAGCCCGAAGAAAGCAGTCAAGTGGAGAAAGTGTTGCAAGACTACGCATTAGCCATAAAAAAC CCTGCAGAAGGGAAAAAGGGTGCCCTTCTATTCGCCGTAATTGGCGCAAAATTGTCAGAAGGCTTGAATTTCGCTGACGACCTTGCTCGCGGGGTCGTGATTGTCGGACTGCCATTTGCCAACCTTGGCTCTCCCGAGCTGCGCGAACGCATGAAATATGTGAAATCACTGGAAGAGCAGAAAGACGGCGCCTCCAAGCAAAAAGGTCAGAAAGACGCTGCTGCGGAGCTATACGAAAACATGTGCATGAATGCCGTAAATCAAAGTATAGGTATAATGGAATGGCTTCGTTTTTACATGTTGGTCTGTTGA
- a CDS encoding Putative cation exchanger (Putative cation exchanger C521.04c) produces the protein MSNIPSSNNDDGDSFGLSSTPTPQPTFPGLHRTLSRSSQWSASDTPAHHNQGTSYFPTQPSSPTAQFHPSPILRNSSVHSNRRPARSTSVSSSQATNRGYRDDDVLSEANEDEDEVDDENEDNRPHVNRRGKAPAAPEEEEEGDEDESDPITTLKERQSLINVQHPFGLPIWKPALYKKSRSVTRHADEALHSIPSAQAERHLLPGNLFWAAFFGWWLGLICIFISIILYLIPQGGQQYSNLVYGLGWYLFWPFGKYVEGDLNVVDDTKDDDDESPHSARRWSDSNNTVRGVSPPREDTDTVRRPVFSATSTITPGTVNVPNVSFRAETPGETTNLLGRRTSQAPLPIKSYGTAMVPTLTASSGTAVDTFGEEAENGTLIGKICFWLALISLIAPLMLLVCIICWALVITVPMAKLNWALIKHLFTQPTHIRFCSAPPVVVVSTSSTPEDNVESNGDANLPTAAQFSIKHPRLSEGQQAPSGSPTSTVLLCTYRAVGLQYYKYTVGGVNILFVNLLPVVFFVIFDGFVLLPIVEKKHHHGEHVPGFLAFLASQAVIFFLSLTSVIPLSYFIGMAVASISAQSSIGMGAVINATFGSIIEIILYSIALVQGKGHLVEGSIVGSLLAGVLLMPGMSMCSGALRRKEQKFNAKSAGVTSMMLIMAIIGALAPTLFYQTYGNFQLVCSGCPSSPGNPGDAPWICDHCYYKHPDPVDDPFYQSTVKSLMYFCAAVLLFSYLIGLWFSLRTHASQIWQNPQQLLQPMELPTHRMSLYNKILHPGHTNAPSGSQPPAPLHRKPSNTNQTGAGASSRIGTSLPREGSSSGINPPLTPGGRYASASPTFQRKASYPPVQPAQPPNFLPVLESVDHAVKNADLRTMHLPEPLTTDDFTRAVAVATVSALRHQQTQSHQRIRSAEHEGGHGHDAPSWSRTTSASVLLACTALYAVIAELLVDVVDVVLKDSGIDEKFLGITLFALVPNTTEFMNAISFALNGNIALSMEIGSAYALQVCLLQIPAMVAFSAWYDPVNMGEVAKTFSLIFPRWDVIAIILSMFLMTYTYIEAKSNYHRGSILILSYLVLISGFYFAPATALDIDQGHFVQTSGLQEFPGVSILQTVRWYLHSLF, from the exons ATGTCAAATATACCCTCTTCGAACAACGATGACGGAGACTCTTTTGGACTTTCCTCAACTCCTACCCCACAGCCAACATTTCCAGGCCTCCACAGAACGCTAAGCCGCAGTTCCCAGTGGTCAGCGAGCGACACGCCTGCACACCACAACCAGGGCACTTCCTACTTCCCCACCCAGCCTTCTTCGCCTACTGCACAATTTCACCCTTCTCCTATTCTCAGAAACAGTTCTGTGCATTCCAATAGGCGGCCAGCTAGGAGCACCAGCGTCAGCAGTTCGCAGGCTACAAATCGAGGGTATCGTGATGACGACGTTCTGAGTGAGGCcaatgaagacgaggacgaagttgatgatgaaaatgaagacAATCGGCCTCATGTAAATCGGCGTGGCAAAGCTCCAGCAGCgcctgaagaagaagaagaaggcgatGAAGACGAAAGCGATCCTATCACGACCCTAAAGGAGCGACAGTCCTTGATTAATGTACAACATCCTTTCGGTCTTCCTATCTGGAAACCAGCTTTGTACAAGAAAAGTCGCTCGGTGACGCGTCATGCCGACGAGGCTCTCCACTCAATCCCCTCAGCGCAGGCTGAACGACACCTCCTTCCAGGGAACTTGTTTTGGGCAGCGTTTTTCGGCTGGTGGCTTGGCCTTAtctgtatttttatttcaatcATCCTTTATCTTATTCCTCAAGGTGGACAACAATATTCAAACCTTGTATACGGCCTAGGATGGTATCTGTTTTGGCCGTTCGGAAAATACGTTGAAGGCGACCTTAACGTTGTTGATGACACTaaggacgatgatgatgaaagcCCTCACAGTGCAAGGCGTTGGAGTGACAGCAATAACACAGTGCGGGGAGTTTCGCCTCCTAGAGAAGACACCGACACTGTTAGACGCCCTGTATTCTCTGCCACTTCTACTATAACGCCTGGTACTGTTAACGTACCCAATGTTTCATTCCGTGCCGAAACTCCAGGAGAGACCACAAATCTTCTCGGTCGTAGAACATCACAAGCACCACTTCCAATCAAGTCCTATGGTACAGCAATGGTACCTACACTAACCGCTTCGTCAGGAACTGCGGTCGACACGTTTGGAGAAGAAGCTGAGAATGGCACTCTGATTGGTAAAATATGTTTCTGGCTGGCCTTGATATCCCTCATTGCACCTCTCATGCTTCTCGTTTGTATAATCTGCTGGGCACTCGTGATCACTGTCCCAATGGCTAAGCTCAATTGGGCACTTATCAAACATTTATTTACGCAGCCAACCCACATCCGATTTTGCTCGGCGCCACCTGTTGTTGTGGTTTCGACCAGCTCAACGCCAGAGGACAATGTCGAGTCAAATGGCGATGCAAATCTCCCTACAGCTGCGCAATTTTCAATCAAACACCCCAGATTGTCCGAAGGTCAACAAGCTCCATCCGGTTCACCTACATCGACAGTTTTGCTCTGTACATATCGAGCAGTTGGATTACAATATTACAAATATACAGTAGGCGGAGTCAACATCCTTTTTGTCAATCTCTTGCCCGTTGTATTTTTCGTCATTTTCGATGGTTTTGTTCTGCTACCGATTGTCGAGAAAAAACACCATCATGGCGAACATGTTCCAGGGTTTTTAGCTTTTCTAGCATCGCAAGCTGTTATttttttcctctctctcacTAGTGTGATACCTCTATCGTACTTCATTGGTATGGCTGTTGCTTCTATCTCGGCCCAGTCATCCATCGGAATGGGCGCTGTCATCAATGCAACATTCGGCTCCATCATCGAAATTATCCTATACAGCATTGCTTTGGTGCAAGGGAAAGGACATCTGGTGGAGGGATCTATCGTTGGCAGTTTATTGGCAGGAGTATTGCTCATGCCTGGAATGAGCATGTGCAGTGGTGCCTTGCGCAGGAAAGAACAGAAATTCAACGCAAAGAGTGCAGGTGTAACTAGCATGATGCTGATCATGGCCATCATCGGTGCACTCGCTCCTACTTTATTCTATCAGACGTACGGCAAT TTCCAACTTGTTTGCAGCGGTTGTCCGTCTTCTCCTGGAAATCCTGGAGATGCACCatggatttgcgatcattGTTATTACAAACATCCAGACCCTGTTGACGATCCCTTTTACCAATCCACTGTGAAGAGCCTGATGTACTTCTGTGCGGCTGTGCTACTATTT TCTTATCTGATTGGTCTTTGGTTCTCCCTCCGCACGCATGCATCCCAAATTTGGCAAAATCCACAACAATTGTTACAACCAATGGAACTGCCTACTCACAGGATGTCGTTGTATAACAAGATCTTACACCCAGGACATACCAATGCACCCTCTGGGTCTCAGCCTCCCGCCCCACTGCATCGAAAGCCAAGCAATACGAATCAGACAGGCGCCGGCGCTTCTTCCCGTATCGGAACATCTTTACCTCGAGAGGGTTCCAGTTCAGGAATCAACCCACCTCTGACACCTGGAGGTCGCTACGCAAGTGCATCTCCCACTTTCCAACGTAAAGCATCATATCCACCAGTTCAACCAGCACAACCGCCAAATTTTCTGCCCGTCTTGGAAAGCGTTGATCACGCAGTTAAAAATGCTGATCTGCGTACTATGCATTTGCCAGAACCGTTGACCACTGATGACTTTACGCGCGCGGTGGCAGTGGCCACTGTTAGCGCACTTCGCCACCAACAAACTCAGTCTCATCAACGAATTCGGTCTGCAGAACATGAAGGTGGTCATGGACATGATGCTCCATCCTGGAGTCGAACGACCAGCGCAAGCGTGTTGCTCGCATGCACTGCGTTGTATGCAGTTATTGCAG AATTGTTGGTCGACGTCGTGGATGTTGTCTTGAAAGATTCAGGTATCGACGAAAAATTCTTGGGTATCACTCTGTTTGCTCTTGTGCCAAACACAACCGAATTCATGAATGCTATCTCTTTTGCTCTAAACGGAAATATCGCACTAAG CATGGAGATCGGGTCTGCATATGCACTCCAAGTTTGCCTACTTCAAATTCCTGCAATGGTAGCATTCTCTGCATGGTACGATCCCGTAAATATGGGCGAGGTCGCTAAAACTTTCTC GCTTATCTTCCCAAGATGGGATGTAATTGCCATCATCTTGTCGATGTTTTTAATGACATATACCTACATCGAAGCTAAGAGCAATTACCATCGTGGTAGCATCTTGATTCTCAG CTACCTGGTTCTGATTTCGGGTTTCTATTTCGCTCCTGCCACGGCTCTTGATATTGACCAAGGCCATTTCGTACAAACCTCGGGACTCCAGGAGTTCCCCGGTGTTTCCATCTTGCAGACCGTTCGATGGTACTTGCATTCTCTGTTCTGA
- a CDS encoding DNA damage-binding protein 1a: MKVVSTFLQSSSVVSSVKCRLASRDLEYLVVAKLNQLSVYSLRPHGLQHECTLNIWGKICSVKALPLSDSGYDTRSNIALMITHPEPELIILAYREDENGEGKLVVNKQISLYERLPRVAEFFTDFLVHPSGRLVVVSCYASKLKIVTFKGGNYQQDFDVSLPEINVFSYAFLPTLDDEYALAILHFDFQERLQLCARDIDLDAFELSAQFSILLQPTVISDKVVPSPLDSPPRLIPVPPTTTEDGDIPEDAFLGGILVVGGKQIALYELASKESQEKERGKLKRLDSKKKSNDAVEVSKARTKEMERANRRRKATAMVDWPWSEITAWCNVDGTSRFLIGDYFGRLSMLSLDNIKEWGMILIPLGETSQATTLTYLTNQSVYVGSHAGDSQLLCISETPTTSNPQSTLVTPPEIAKTTPDNLTKISSKKGKQKALPDDSAMDVDDEQSVSAPDYAKGRVVAPQGSFIKILETYKNISPILDAISVDTDGIGQNQIVTCSGLANTGAINIVRNGADFKALGFVPGVLNITRIWSARTDRAQQYDTHLLASTVNETHWFSIHNSPNLSLKFEEETTLCLKRNLPTLAFANFSKRNNGGYIDSGLFVQVVPTGAFLFEWDPSVETFIEKDSWEVKNIVTVDNRPLEIVSASVNSSQVGLALSGGKLVILCIETGALRFRKLMDHVTHSEISAITFLPLDPTKKFSTYLTVAYWGSNVIQVFALREGRLVTDQPLRSPPLPAVVRSLLLYNFGTDTSAKGADYHPYLLAGLGNGSVATLHWKGGVLQDLKVISLGNAPVNLTPCEVDGKKTVFAAGNQATVFFCDKNRLTNSAIMLKAISAASSFNTGTFGKALVLAAPTGLFIGCIKDLDKLHIRSFPLGLYNPRRITHESSLKAFGVACTRTVPYRLGNIEPNESSFHLYDDTTLSELGRYNCDTDEEITSVASLRIQVQGEEKPLFCLGTMIYKSEENEPSVGRLLVFTAYTPSNSTKTSTLELSLLASTKVEGCVYALSIVNGKLVAAVNSSIVMYHVDVTTEDVTVPTYSLKKLAEWNHNYLVTSLGTFNNRVVAGDHISSVSMLKVEDNKLLSEARDYGPLYPLCVEALDESNVIASNDTLNFVLFKLVDSLRGKMLETVGLYHVGDMVSKFIRGSLSTTEQSRESMIKPEVIFFTASGKIGVISDVEDHTLSLHLTELQRNLASALPGVGNQSHTRFRAPKNTRGLSDSDTAAYGFVDGDFLEEFLGVLDSPDILEKVMKGGSAPEKLKLTSDEIIKILQQLQSLH; the protein is encoded by the exons ATGAAGGTCGTCTCTACCTTTCTTCAATCTTCATCCGTCGTATCATCTGTAAAATGCCGTCTAGCTTCCAGAGATCTCGAGTACCTGGTAGTTGCCAAACTTAATCAACTCAGTGTCTACTCCCTGAGGCCCCATGGCCTCCAACACGAATGCACCCTCAACATATGGGGGAAGATCTGCTCTGTGAAAGCACTTCCGCTTTCT GATTCGGGTTACGATACGCGTTCCAATATCGCACTAATGATTACTCATCCTGAGCCTGAGCTTATAATCTTAGCCTACagagaagatgaaaatggaGAAGGAAAACTAGTTGTCAACAAACAGATATCTCTGTATGAGCGATTGCCTCGGGTTGCCGAGTTCTTCACAGACTTTCTGGTACATCCGTCGGGCAGGTTGGTGGTCGTCAGCTGCTATGCAAGTAAGCTCAAGATCGTCACCTTCAAGGGAGGGAATTACCAGCAAGATTTTGATGTTTC TTTACCCGAAATCAATGTCTTTTCCTACGCCTTCTTACCAACTCTGGACGATGAATACGCGCTTGCAATCCTCCATTTTGATTTCCAGGAACGTTTACAGCTCTGTGCACGCGACATAGATCTCGATGCTTTTGAACTCTCTGCCCAGTTCTCGATTTTACTGCAACCAACAGTGATTTCTGATAAAGTTGTACCCTCCCCGTTGGATTCTCCCCCTCGTCTAATCCCAGTACCACCCACCACAACAGAGGATGGCGACATTCCAGAGGACGCTTTTCTTGGAGGTATATTGGTAGTTGGGGGCAAACAAATAGCATTATATGAGTTGGCTTCTAAAGAaagccaagaaaaagaaagaggaaagctGAAACGGCTTGActccaagaaaaaaagtaacGATGCTGTTGAAGTCTCAAAGGCCAGAACAAAAGAGATGGAACGCGCAAATCGCAGAAGAAAGGCCACAGCCATGGTCGATTGGCCTTGGAGTGAGATCACCGC CTGGTGCAATGTTGATGGCACTTCTCGTTTTCTTATCGGAGATTATTTCGGCAGGCTTTCCATGCTTTCTTTGGACAACATCAAGGAATGGGGGATGATTCTAATCCCACTTGGAGAG ACATCACAAGCGACGACGTTGACCTACCTAACTAATCAGAGTGTCTACGTAGGGTCACATGCTGGCGATTCGCAACTGCTATGCATCTCTGAAACACCCACAACTTCGAACCCACAATCGACACTAGTTACTCCTCCTGAAATTGCAAAAACAACACCGGATAATCTAACCAAAATATCTTCAAAAAAGGGTAAACAAAAGGCTCTTCCAGACGACAGTGCGATGGATGTAGATGATGAGCAAAGTGTCTCTGCGCCCGATTATGCGAAAGGACGTGTTGTAGCGCCCCAAGGTTCCTTTATTAAGATCTTGGAGACTTACAAGAACATTTCACCAATCTTGGATGCTATTTCAGTGGATACTGATGGTATTGGCCAG AATCAAATCGTAACATGCAGTGGCCTCGCCAACACGGGAGCCATAAATATTGTCAGAAATGGTGCTGACTTCAAGGCGCTTGGTTTTGTCCCAGGAGTGCTCAACATCACGCGTATCTGGTCGGCTCGTACCGATCGTGCTCAACA ATATGATACGCATTTGCTAGCCTCGACGGTGAATGAGACACACTGGTTCTCTATACACaattcaccaaacttgagtCTCAAATTTGAAGAGGAAACGACACTCTGTCTCAAACGTAATTTACCAACATTAGCGTTTGCCAACTTTTCCAAGCGCAATAACGGCGGATATATAGACAGTGGTCTATTTGTCCAGGTTGTGCCGACTGGTGCTTTCCTATTTGAATGGGACCCATCCGTGGAAACCTTTATCGAAAAGGATTCATGGGAAGTCAAAAATATCGTCACAGTGGACAACAGGCCCCTTGAAATTGTATCAGCCAGTGTCAATTCCAGCCAGGTTGGACTAGCGTTGAGCGGCGGCAAATTGGTGATTCTTTGTATAGAGACTGGTGCCTTGCGATTCCGGAAACTCAT GGATCATGTAACGCACTCTGAAATTTCCGCCATTACATTCTTGCCACTGGATCCAACAAAGAAATTTTCGACTTATCTGACGGTGGCGTACTGGGGCTCCAACGTCATTCAAGTATTTGCTTTACGCGAAGGACGTCTGGTCACTGACCAGCCTCTGAGATCACCTCCTTTACCGGCAGTTGTTCGTTCCTTGCTTTTGTACAACTTTGGTACCGATACCAGTGCAAAAGGGGCCGACTATCATCCATACCTTCTTGCTGGTCTTGGTAATGGGTCGGTGGCAACTTTACATTGGAAAGGAGGCGTTTTACAAGATTTGAAGGTCATTTCTCTGGGGAACGCACCTGTTAACCTGACGCCATGCGAAGTGGATGGAAAGAAAACGGTGTTTGCTGCTGGAAATCAAGCCACCGTGTTCTTTTGTGATAAGAACCGTTTAACCAATTCTGCAATTATGCTAAAG GCAATTTCTGCGGCCTCTAGCTTTAATACCGGTACATTTGGAAAGGCTTTGGTTCTTGCTGCTCCTACTGGATTATTCATAGGATGCATCAAAGATCTCGACAAATTGCATATTAGAAGT TTCCCTCTTGGTCTATATAATCCCCGCCGAATCACGCATGAGTCTTCCCTGAAAGCGTTTGGGGTAGCTTGCACTCGCACGGTTCCATATAGGCTCGGAAACATTGAGCCGAATGAAAGCTCTTTCCACTTATATGATGATACCACTCTTTCCG AGCTTGGGCGGTACAATTGTGATACTGACGAAGAAATTACTTCCGTTGCCTCTCTCAGAATACAAGTTCAAGGAGAAGAGAAACCCCTCTTCTGCCTCGGAACTATGATCTACAAATCTGAAGAAAACGAACCCTCGGTTGGCCGACTCCTCGTGTTCACAGCATACACGCCCTCAAATTCAACCAAAACCTCGACTTTAGAGCTGTCGTTACTTGCCTCAACCAAAGTCGAAGGATGTGTTTATGCACTTTCTATAGTCAACGGGAAGTTAGTAGCTGCAGTGAATTCTTCT ATTGTTATGTATCACGTGGATGTTACCACAGAAGATGTTACAGTACCAACATACAGTTTGAAGAAACTCGCGGAATGGAATCACAATTACTTGGTAACAAGTTTGGGTACATTCAACAACCGTGTTGTCGCAGGAGATCATATCAGCTCTGTCTCTATGTTGAAGGTTGAAGACAACAAGCTATTATCTGAAGCTAGAGATTATGGACCTCTTTATCCACTATGCGTGGAAGCTTTGGATGAATCGAATGTAATTGCTTCAAAT GATACCCttaattttgttttgttcaAATTGGTAGATAGCCTTCGAGGTAAGATGTTGGAGACTGTTGGGTTGTATCATGTTGGTGATATGGTGTCGAAGTTTATCCGCG GTTCACTTTCAACAACAGAACAAAGCAGGGAGTCTATGATTAAGCCTGaggtcatcttcttcactgCCTCTGGGAAGATTGGAGTTATCTCCGATGTCGAAGATCACACTTTGTCGTTACATCTCACCGAGTTGCAGAGGAACCTGGCTTCAGCCTTACCAGGTGTTGGTAACCAAAGCCACACCAGATTCAGGGCACCTAAGAACACCCGAGGACTTAGTGACTCTGACACTGCAGCATATGGTTTTGTGGATGGTGATTTCCTGGAAGAATTCCTTGGTGTGCTTGACTCCCCCGACATCCTGGAGAAAGTCATGAAGGGAGGAAGTGCACCAGAGAAGCTAAAATTGACGTCAGACGAGATTATAAAGATCTTACAGCAACTTCAAAGCTTGCATTGA
- a CDS encoding DNA polymerase epsilon subunit C — MSSLAKEETQLQTEDIETTEPELVYDEEEEIEAQESDTELPVAVTEVQPKKREKREAVELEREPGKTLLPFSRVQKIIKADKEIPIVAKEATFLIALATEEFIKRLCEASQHVAHREKRSTVQHKDLATVARRADEFLFLEEIMLWTSADAPAKRTKPKTTVGGKTTMLDKFVTKDADEDGEEEEVIMNEDGTMYAANAAVEYEL; from the exons ATGTCCAGCTTGGCCAAAGAAGAAACGCAACTTCAAACGGAAGATATTGAAACTACCGAACCTGAACTGGTAtacgatgaggaagaagagataGAGGCACAAGAATCGGACACAGAATTACCAGTTGCAGTCACTGAAGTTCAACCAAAGAAACGCGAAAAAAGGGAAGCTGTTGAGTTAGAAAGAGAACCAGGGAAAACCCTCCTCCCATTTTCAAGGGTACAAAAGATAATCAAGGCTGACAAG GAAATCCCAATTGTCGCAAAGGAAGCCACCTTCTTGATTGCGCTTGCCACGGAAGAATTTATCAAGCGTTTATGCGAAGCGAGTCAGCATGTTGCCCACCGGGAAAAGCGGTCTACGGTGCAACATAAAGACCTCG CAACTGTTGCACGTAGAGCAGACGAATTCCTCTTTCTCGAAG AAATAATGCTGTGGACATCAGCCGACGCGCCTGCTAAGCGAACCAAGCCAAAGACGACTGTTGGTGGAAAGACTACTATGTTAGATAAATTTGTTACGAAAGATGCAGATGAGGatggggaagaagaagaagtaaTTATGAACGAGGATGGAACTATGTACGCCGCAAATGCAGCGGTTGAATACGAATTGTGA
- a CDS encoding Protein hit → MTSFIIKAHEDRPPHSTWKEDPECAFCRIIRGELPASKVYENDKVIAILDIMPLRKGHTLVIPKAHISRLSELPSELASSVGEAVSKVAYALTQALDNTALNVVCNQEYAQAVPHVHYHIIPAPRLNSSGRGVEATDEAVGGKAPLTHREMHQKEFEAREELDEDDAKDLLKGIRARL, encoded by the exons ATGACCTCGTTCATAATCAAAGCCCATGAAGACCGACCTCCTCATTCAACATGGAAAGAAGATCCCGAGTGTGCTTTCTGTCGCATAATTAGGGGCGAATTGCCTGCATCCAAAGTCTACGAGAATGATAAGGTTATAGCAATCCTTG ATATCATGCCTTTGAGAAAAGGCCATACCCTTGTTATTCCTAAGGCTCATATTTCACGTCTGTCAGAACTACCTTCAGAACTGGCCTCGTCTGTCGGTGAGGCTGTCTCGAAAGTTGCATACGCACTTACACAAG CACTGGATAACACTGCGTTGAACGTCGTATGCAACCAGGAATACGCACAAGCGGTTCCTCAT GTACACTACCATATTATTCCAGCACCGAGACTTAATTCGTCTGGACGTGGAGTGGAGGCAACCGATGAAGCAGTTGGCGGCAAAGCACCCCTAACTCATCGAGAAATGCACCAAAAGGAATTTGAGGCCCGTGAAGAActcgatgaagatgacgcaAAAGATCTTTTGAAGGGTATTCGTGCGCGTCTGTGA